The genomic DNA AGCTggttataaaaccaggttcaatctaaCATTTCctgcataagaaaatgcatgtatcaagtcaggaatatgacaattgttatccattcgttccATGTGTTTAAGCTTTAGATTTTGCTGATTTATtgtgacttacatctagaaattgacaatgaaggtcggttgaaaacaaaacttttacgTTAAAatagatgatttcagcttccaaattgtgacattttaatttcaaaatcaagtGTTCCAATGGTGAGGTTTACATGATCTCTTCGTATGTTTTTTCAGACGCCATCAACAGTTGATTGACCGTTGTGGAAAAGCCGTTTCCAAATGCTATCGGATATATgttttgacctaccgaattcgACTATATAACCGgctttgtaataacatgagcaaaacGTCGGGTGTCATGTTTATGTGAAAAATTAATGTTGAAATTATCAAagtgaaaaaattaaatgacataAACTCTTGTGTACAGTtctcttattggcaatcataccaaatctcaTCATTTTAAGTATCAATTATTCATAATTCAAATGAACAAATTAGCATTTAATGTAGATGTGTAACTGAAACTATGTCATCTTCCTGTTTCAGTGAAAAGAACCTTTACAAGTTTATACTTCCATAAGAGGACATTTCTTCTCTGTTTGATGACTAAgtctggaaaattacttttgaCTAAAACCACTTTCACTTCATTATCAGTACAAATTTCATAGAAACATTTCATGAgttcaacatatttaaaatatgaagttCTATGAAAAGTGTGTATATATGTACAGTGTCAAATATGAAACAAGGAAAAGTTGTTTGATATACAGTTCAACTGTATCTTATAATTATGACTATGttaattaacataaataaaacctTTAACTAAAATCCTACAAATTAAGTTTATATATAACCTCAAATGTGGCGAGGGatgaaacaaaaaatgcaatcacatcttctttttaatattcatcagataaatatatatcagaATATTACCTGCTCCAAATGACTACATAACTACAATTTATATTATACAGCCAACAATCTCAATctcaaatgatatgttttaaaataagacaattttttgtttattttaaaggaAGATGATCACAACAGAACTTCCAATAACCATTACAAGAGTAAATAAATTTCTAGACTCAAATACAGAACCAGAAACAATTACAAAGAAATACGACAATCCGAAAATATTACAGTAGCAGaaaacattacaagaaaataaaatatctcaacTCAAATACAGAATCAGAAACAATTACACGAGTTAACAAATATCTAGACTCAAATACAGAAGCAGAAACCATTACAAGGACATACGACAACTCAAAGATATTATCGTAGCAGCCATCataacaagaaaaaaagaaaatctgaaAATCACCAGCAGCAGAAGCCATTACAAGCATCGAAGACAGACTAAACAATTTCCATGCCATTTAGAAACAAGTCAAAGAATAGTGAAACATTGGACGATTTGATAGGAACATCTACAAACCTTTACTATAACAGGGATAGTGCTTATACTAAAATAGACCAATATACAGGACCACCCATAAACATTACCAGcataaatgaatatttagacatttcaataaGACAGAACACATAAAAAGTTAAAGACCATGTCTCACAGTAAAACAGACTccttaaatttttataaatatttgtgtcAAAAGATTGGATCAAGGGCAATAGTAAAAGGAAGACGTCTGATATATATAAGTAGAGACCTTGGAAGTTCCGACACATTTACTCCTCACATTGCCAGTGGAAGTAAAGGGGAGGGACTGGATCTTAAAGGTAGTGATTTTGATGTAATGATAATTAGTCCTTTATATGTAGTATATAAATCAGATAAAGATGTTGTCCAGGATTGGAGGACAGTGTTATTAATGGATACTGAGGACTCACCACCGTGTTTTACACAACTACAATTATATACCaatgttaataatttaccaAACTTCTTAAAACAACAGCTACAACAACACAGAGGTAAACACCTACTTTCAAGTGAGCTTTACAAATCACATATGATAGAACAAATGCAAGCTTTTTATTCAGGATTCAAACTAAATATTCATGGTCCATGTTTGTCTGATATAAATGATAAGATGGATTTTGCAATCTGCCTTAAATGTGACCAGTGGGTATCTCAAGCCCAACCCTGGATCTCAAGACCACGTTTAATATGGCCTTCACCTGAACTTATTTCCAAAATAACGTTATGTGGTACTTTATTTGTTCCAATAGGCAACAAGGGATCCGTAAATGAGAATCTTCAGTGGCGAATATCATTTTCTGTTGCAGAGAAGATATTGATATATTCTTTCAGTCATACCCAGTTACTATGCTATGCTTTGTTAAAGATATTATTGAAAGAAATAGTGAATGAAGAGGGAGACTTAAAAGGTTTATTGTGTTCATACTTTCTGAAGACTCTTATGTTTTGGATATCCGAAGCAAATGAAACATCAGTCTGGAGACCCGACAATATCATTCcctgttttatgggctgtttaaAAAGGTTATTATACTGTAAAGAATATTCAACGCTGTTACATTATTTCATTCCTGATAACAACTTGTTTTATTTGAGgtttaacaataaacaaaggAACACATTAATCAACTTCCTAAAACAATCATGCCAAAAAGGAATTATGTTTTTCTCCTCATCTCTGACTTTACATGATTACAGAAGAATTCCATGTAAAACTACAAGATCAGTGTGTGCAAAAAATCTGTTTACAGGAAGCATTAAAGGGTACTTATCTTCATCTATCAATAGATACAATTTAGTCTTAGTGTTCACTTTGCTAAATCATTGCAAAAGTGAATTATCCAGATGTATTTTTAAACTGGCATTTGCACTACCACATGTATATAACCCAAACAATAAACAGCGATACAAATTCTACAAACATAACCTCAGCCAGTTATTGGTTGGTGTACAGTCAGATGCAGAATCAGGATGGATGTACTTGGTTTCTTTTTTCTACGGTCACAACAATTATTTATCATCAATTGATATAATCAATTACACTTTGTCAAAATATACAGATGAATCATGTTTGTCAAAGTTTTCACTAAAACAGACAGACACACAGAAGCTGATATCACTAATACCATCTCCATATGTAGTACTTCGCAAGGGTAATTCAGTCATCCCAATGGAACTGAAGTCGCCTCAGCcctttgatttatttatagCTGTAAGTGCCATACCTTTTGCACATTTCCTCCGTTTTTTGTGTTGTTACCATTTACATGACTTTAGAACAAGTCGGTATTGTATAAGCAAGTTATCAGAAACGGTAATTGAATACAATCACTCAAGAGAACAAAAACCGAttgcaattttatataattttcttttactgGGAATAGCTTTACAGATGTTAGGAGAAACATATTTAGCAAGAAAATATTTTCGTATGGCTGCACAGTATGATCAGTATTGTGTAACATCTGCTACATTTAGACTGCGTCAATTCTCCTGAGAAATGGTCAAACAATCTTTTGATATGTTATAGTTAAAATCCTTGCATCAATATCTGTATAATGAAGTTAAAGTCTACCCTGAAAGCACACAAGAAAGTATTGAAAAGCTTAACACTATGGTTAACAATATTGCTTCTAACTCTGACTACAATATTAGTAATGCATAACTTGAGCTGTTGATTGTTCAAGTTATATtagatattaaataaaaaaatgaacgttTTTGAGGACAAGCCtttttacagatatttttttcaagatgtttgagtacaaatataaatgtgtaaaacaaattaatttttactATTGATAAATATCATTGACGGACTAGAGTTTTACAAATGTTGAATAGAACATTTTTGATAGACTTTCAATGCTTCAAGATTTTGGATGGGATTGGACTAAAAATGTTGCCTTCTcacttttcacatttttttgttactatatattttattttgttaaaaagtgattgttttagttttaaggtcaataaaacaatgaatttcacagtatatatatctataaataaatatatctaaatGATAATGTACACTGTTGTATAGTTATAgattcaataaatattagattttttctaaaattcctgaataatttagttatggtatatatatgtgtataaggTAACATGATACCGAATGGCATATCTCCcgatttccattttttttttgcacacgTGCTCATTGAATCGAGTTACATCAAaatgtgtaataaaaaaatgaggGTCACCATTTTTGTTTCTTGGTATTTTCATAGGAAAACGTCAATTAAGGCGACAAGTTTACATGCTATATATAGGGTAAATGTCTTTTTTTCGGC from Mytilus trossulus isolate FHL-02 chromosome 8, PNRI_Mtr1.1.1.hap1, whole genome shotgun sequence includes the following:
- the LOC134727322 gene encoding uncharacterized protein LOC134727322, coding for MSHSKTDSLNFYKYLCQKIGSRAIVKGRRLIYISRDLGSSDTFTPHIASGSKGEGLDLKGSDFDVMIISPLYVVYKSDKDVVQDWRTVLLMDTEDSPPCFTQLQLYTNVNNLPNFLKQQLQQHRGKHLLSSELYKSHMIEQMQAFYSGFKLNIHGPCLSDINDKMDFAICLKCDQWVSQAQPWISRPRLIWPSPELISKITLCGTLFVPIGNKGSVNENLQWRISFSVAEKILIYSFSHTQLLCYALLKILLKEIVNEEGDLKGLLCSYFLKTLMFWISEANETSVWRPDNIIPCFMGCLKRLLYCKEYSTLLHYFIPDNNLFYLRFNNKQRNTLINFLKQSCQKGIMFFSSSLTLHDYRRIPCKTTRSVCAKNLFTGSIKGYLSSSINRYNLVLVFTLLNHCKSELSRCIFKLAFALPHVYNPNNKQRYKFYKHNLSQLLVGVQSDAESGWMYLVSFFYGHNNYLSSIDIINYTLSKYTDESCLSKFSLKQTDTQKLISLIPSPYVVLRKGNSVIPMELKSPQPFDLFIAVSAIPFAHFLRFLCCYHLHDFRTSRYCISKLSETVIEYNHSREQKPIAILYNFLLLGIALQMLGETYLARKYFRMAAQYDQYCVTSATFRLRQFS